A single genomic interval of Spirosoma taeanense harbors:
- a CDS encoding DUF1059 domain-containing protein has protein sequence MKTLRCRDAGFDCNAEIHAATEDEVLQQAAVHAQTVHNVEVTPEMAGQIRTLIHDE, from the coding sequence ATGAAAACACTCCGCTGCCGGGACGCTGGCTTTGATTGCAACGCCGAAATTCACGCAGCCACCGAAGACGAGGTGCTTCAGCAGGCTGCCGTTCACGCCCAGACCGTGCATAACGTTGAGGTCACGCCCGAAATGGCGGGCCAGATACGCACGCTGATTCACGACGAATAA
- a CDS encoding lytic transglycosylase domain-containing protein, translated as MAVIRPAIAVAAKFTASPIIPISPSKISTVAHSDATRTRTDGTSVLTPISSNTAAELPLLDVDFCGECMPLDQSDVVDRWKHVFTLFRPHASDLGNLRQRAEEFFPVIDPILEKYDIPDDFRYVPLAESGLRPKAVSRAGAAGYWQLMPGTARELGLKVTSRIDERFNVHKATEAACRYLRKLYDQLGSWSLVAAAYNAGPSYLKNQLRRDAHRDYYRMTLPRETRYYLYRVLLYKEVLSRPNDYSSFLSPAPRTAFQPWPMAELRRAA; from the coding sequence ATGGCTGTAATCCGCCCGGCCATCGCGGTTGCCGCCAAGTTTACCGCATCGCCCATTATCCCGATTTCTCCCTCTAAAATCAGTACAGTTGCGCATTCCGACGCTACCCGCACCCGGACGGACGGAACCAGTGTACTGACACCCATTTCGAGCAATACGGCAGCCGAACTGCCCCTGCTGGACGTTGATTTCTGCGGAGAATGTATGCCCCTGGACCAATCCGACGTCGTTGATCGCTGGAAACACGTATTTACGCTGTTCCGCCCTCACGCCAGCGACCTCGGTAACCTCCGCCAACGGGCCGAAGAATTCTTCCCGGTTATTGACCCGATTCTAGAGAAATACGACATTCCCGACGATTTTCGTTACGTGCCCCTGGCCGAAAGCGGTCTGCGACCCAAAGCCGTTTCGCGGGCGGGTGCCGCCGGTTACTGGCAGCTTATGCCCGGCACGGCCCGCGAACTGGGCCTGAAAGTGACCAGCCGGATTGACGAGCGGTTCAACGTCCACAAAGCTACCGAAGCCGCCTGCCGCTACCTCCGTAAACTCTACGATCAGCTGGGGTCGTGGTCGCTGGTGGCTGCGGCCTATAATGCCGGACCAAGCTATCTGAAAAACCAGCTCCGGCGCGACGCCCACCGGGATTATTACCGGATGACGCTCCCGCGCGAAACCCGCTATTATTTATACCGCGTATTGCTGTACAAAGAAGTTTTGTCGCGGCCCAACGATTACTCGTCGTTTCTGTCGCCCGCGCCCCGAACGGCTTTTCAGCCATGGCCAATGGCAGAACTGCGCCGGGCTGCCTGA
- a CDS encoding MlaE family ABC transporter permease, which yields MQSDTTQSTGTASGKPVTTRRINRFFLNLSDVASFIARFFRELFLPPYEFREIIRQCYEVGYRSLLLITMTGFITGIVFTNQSRPSLAEFGATSWLPSLIAIAIVRALGPLVTALIAAGKVGSSIGAELGSMNVTEQIDAMEVSGTDPFKFLVVSRVLATSFTIPLLTMYTIFVALIGAYINVSQNEQTSFTSYIQEVFGAITYLDIFASVLKSIVFGFTIGMVGCYKGFHSSKGTEGVGKAANSAVVTSMFLVFIEELLSLQIVGAIRGA from the coding sequence ATGCAGTCAGATACTACTCAATCCACCGGCACAGCCTCTGGCAAACCCGTTACCACCCGGCGAATCAACCGGTTCTTTCTCAACTTATCCGACGTAGCGAGCTTCATTGCCCGCTTCTTCCGGGAGCTTTTTCTACCTCCCTACGAGTTCAGGGAGATTATCCGGCAGTGCTATGAGGTAGGTTACCGGTCGCTGCTGCTGATTACCATGACGGGCTTCATTACCGGCATTGTGTTTACCAACCAGTCGCGGCCGTCGCTGGCGGAGTTCGGCGCTACGTCGTGGCTGCCGTCGCTGATTGCCATCGCCATTGTGCGGGCGCTCGGGCCGCTGGTGACCGCCCTGATCGCGGCTGGTAAAGTGGGGTCCAGCATTGGTGCCGAACTTGGCTCAATGAACGTCACCGAGCAGATCGACGCCATGGAAGTATCGGGCACCGACCCGTTCAAGTTTCTGGTGGTGAGCCGCGTGCTGGCAACCTCGTTTACGATCCCGCTGCTGACGATGTACACTATTTTTGTAGCCCTGATCGGTGCCTACATTAATGTCAGCCAGAACGAGCAGACCAGTTTTACGTCGTATATACAGGAGGTGTTCGGCGCAATTACGTACCTGGACATTTTTGCCTCCGTCCTCAAATCAATTGTATTTGGTTTTACGATCGGCATGGTCGGGTGCTATAAAGGATTTCACTCATCGAAGGGCACCGAAGGCGTTGGCAAGGCGGCCAACTCGGCGGTTGTTACGTCGATGTTTCTGGTATTTATTGAGGAATTGCTCTCGCTTCAGATTGTGGGGGCCATTCGAGGTGCCTAA
- a CDS encoding ABC transporter ATP-binding protein — MNNSELVITIRGLRKSFGDLHVLRGVDLDVNRSENVVVLGRSGTGKSVLIKILVGLLKPDAGHIRVLGQDVEQLRGRELDQFRQKVGFSFQNSALYDSMSIRENLEFPLVRNIRNLTRAEIDRAVEEALDDVGLSQTINQMPSELSGGQRKRIGIARTLILKPEVMLYDEPTAGLDPITSIEINNLINEVRERYKATSIIITHDLTCAKTTGDRVAMLLDGKFERVGTFDEVFADPDERVQQFYNYNFVT; from the coding sequence ATGAATAATTCGGAGCTCGTTATCACAATTCGGGGGCTGCGTAAGTCCTTCGGTGATCTGCACGTACTGCGTGGGGTTGACCTGGACGTAAACCGGAGCGAAAACGTGGTCGTTCTTGGCCGATCGGGCACGGGCAAATCGGTACTGATTAAAATTCTCGTGGGGCTGCTCAAACCCGACGCCGGACATATCCGGGTACTGGGGCAGGACGTTGAACAGCTGCGGGGCCGGGAGCTGGACCAGTTTCGCCAGAAAGTCGGCTTTTCGTTTCAGAACAGCGCCCTCTACGACAGCATGAGCATCCGCGAAAATCTGGAATTTCCGCTGGTTCGGAACATCCGGAATCTGACGCGGGCCGAGATTGATCGGGCCGTTGAAGAAGCTCTGGACGACGTAGGTCTGTCGCAGACGATTAATCAGATGCCGTCGGAACTGTCGGGCGGGCAGCGGAAACGGATAGGCATTGCCCGAACGCTGATTCTGAAACCAGAGGTCATGCTCTATGACGAACCCACGGCGGGACTGGACCCCATCACCAGTATTGAGATCAATAACCTGATCAACGAAGTTCGGGAACGCTACAAAGCCACCTCCATTATCATCACCCACGACCTCACCTGCGCTAAAACCACCGGCGACCGCGTAGCGATGCTGCTTGATGGTAAGTTTGAACGGGTGGGCACCTTCGATGAAGTGTTTGCCGACCCCGACGAGCGGGTACAACAGTTTTACAACTACAACTTTGTGACGTAG